The DNA segment GGCGCCGGGCCGCAGGTGCTCGGTGTCCGGTCCGGCGCTCGGCAGACCCCTTGCCGGGCGGTCGAGTTTGAGCACCTTGGTGCCGTGCGCCCACACCTCTTCGAACAGTCGGGGTTCATTGGACAGCGGGGTCCCCAGCGAGGGCACGATCTCCTTGAGCTTGGGCAGCCAGCTGCGGTAGCGGTCGGCGAAGCAGCGCTCCATGATGTCGAGCATCGCGGGGACCGCAGTCGACGCGCCGGGCGAGGCGCCGAGCAGACCGGCCATCGAGCCGTCCTGTGCAGCAAGCACGGTGGTGCCGAATTCCAGCACCCCACCGCGGCCCTTGCGGCGGATCACCTGTACGCGTTGGCCCGCGATGTCCAGCTCCCAGTCGGAATTCTTTGCGCTCGGTGCGAATTCACGCAGGGAATCGACCCGGTCGGACTCGGTGAGCATGAGCTGGCCGATGAGGTACTTGAGCAGGCCCATCTCGGTGAGCCCGACCCCGAGCATCGACGCGAGGTTGTTGGGCTTCACCGAGAACGGCAGATCGGTGACCTTGCCCTGCTTGAGGAACTTCGGCGACCAGCCGGCGAACGGGCCGAACAGCAGCCACGACTTACCGTTGATGACGCGGGTGTCCAAGTGCGGCACCGACATCGGGGGCGCTCCCAGGGGCGGCATGCCGTACACCTTGGCCTGGTGCTTCGCCGTCAGCTCCTGGTTGCCGGTGCGCAGCCACTGTCCGCCGACGGGGAAGCCGCCGAAGCCCTTGGCTTCCTTGATGCCCGCCTTCTGCAGCAGCGGCAGCGCACCGCCGCCTGCGCCGACGAAGACGAACTTGGCGTTGATCTTGCGCTTGGCGCCGGTGCGACGGTTGAGCACCTTGACCGACCAGCTGCCGTCGGACTGCTTGTCGAGGTCGCGCACTTCGTGGCCGAACAGGGTGGTCATCCCGCGCTGCGCCGAGTAGCCGATCAGCTGGCGGGACAGCGAACCGAAGTCGACGTCGGTGCCGTCCTGGGACCAGTTCAGCGCGAGCGGTTCGCGCAGGTCGCGCTTTTCCGCCATGAAGGGCAGCCGACGGGCGAACTCGCCGGGGTCGTCGATGTACTCCATCGACCCGAACAGCGGGTTCGTGACCAGCGCGTCGTAACGGGCCCGCAGGTACTGGCGGTTCTTCTCCCCGCTGACGAAGCTGACGTGCGGCACGGGATTGATGAAGTTGCGCACGTCGGGCAGCACACCGTTCTCGACGGCGTAGGTCCAGAACTGCCGCGACACCTGGAACTGCTCGTTGACATGGACGGCTTTGGTGATGTCGATGGAACCGCCGGGGCCCTCGGGTGTGTAGTTGAGCTCGCACAGCGCGGAGTGTCCGGTGCCCGCGTTGTTCCACGCGTCGCTGCTCTCGGCCGCCGCGCCGTCGAGCCGTTCGATCAGCGTGATCGACCAGTCGGGCTCCATCAGCTTCAGCAGGGTGCTCAGGGTGGCGCTCATGATGCCGGCCCCGACCAGCACGACGTCGGTCTTGGCTACCTGTGAATCAGACACCGGCTCATCGGTCCTTTTCGTCGCGGCTTTGTGACGGTCTACCTCGTTCCAGGTTATCCCGCTGCGGCGGACGCCAACCGCTCGGCCACTGTGCCATCCCTCACCGCTGTGGCCTGCACCGTTGCCGGTCCGCCTAAGGTGACATGCGTGAGCTCCCCGGTGCCGAGCTGGGAAACCGACGTGCTGCCGGACTACCAGCGGCACACCCTGTCGCTGGGTCCCGATCCCGACGGTGAGGGCGACCTCGTCGCGACGGTCGTGCGGCGGGGCCGGCCGCAGCCGGGCGCGCGGCGCGCGGTGCTGCTGGTGCACGGGTTCACCGACTACTTCTTCCACAACGAACTCGCCGACCACCTGGCCGCGAGGGGATTCGCTTTCTACGCCATCGACCTGCACAAATGCGGCCGCTCGCGCCGCGACGGGCAGACCCCGCACTTCACCACCGACCTCTCGCGCTACGACCGCGAACTCGAGCAGGGTCTGCGGATCATCGGCGAGGAGACCGGTGGGGCCGCCGTGCTGGTGGTGGGCCATTCGGCGGGCGGACTGGTGGTCTCGCTCTGGCTGGACCGGCTCCGGCGGCGCGGCCTGACCGCGGCACTGAACGTCACCGGCCTGGTGCTCAACAGCCCGTGGTTCGATCTGCAGGGCCCCGCGATGTTGCGCTCGGCGGCCGCCTCGGCCGCGCTGGGAGCCGTGTCGCGGTTCGGCAAGCGCAGGATCGTGCGGTCGCCGAATCCGGGCGGCGGGTACGGCGCGACCCTGCACCGCGATTTCGCCGGTGAGTTCGACTACGACCTCGAGTGGAAGCCGGTCGGGGGCTTCCCCGTGACGGCGGGGTGGATCCACGCGATCCGCCGTGGCCACGCCCGGTTGCACCGCGGCCTCGACGTCGGGGTGCCGAACCTGATCCTGCGCTCGGACCACAGCGTGCGTGAGGCACCCGATCCGGCGGAGATGCAGCGCGGCGACGCGGTCCTCGACGTCACGCACATCGCCCGCTGGGCGGGCTGTGTGGGCAACCGCAGCACCATCGTGCCGATCGCCGACGCCAAACACGACGTGTTCCTTTCGCTGGCCGAGCCGCGGCGTGCGGCCTACGGTGAACTGGATCGCTGGCTGGACTGGTATCTGGCCGAACACCGGGCTACGACACGACGATCCGAACGGGGATGACGGGCATGGGGCGAGCGAAGCGGCGGGGGGTCTGAAGTGGGGCACTTCGATATCGCGATCATCGGAACGGGTTCGGGCAACACGATTCTCGACGAGCGGTATGTCGACAAGCGCGTCGCCGTGTGCGAGGAGGGCCTGTTCGGCGGCACCTGCCTCAACGTCGGCTGCATCCCGACGAAGATGTTCGTGTACTCCGCCGGGGTGACCCAGAACGTCCGTGAGGCAGCGCGATTCGGTATCGACGCCCACGTCGACGGCGTGCGCTGGAGTGACATCGTCTCGCGCGTGTTCGGCCGCATCGACCCTCTGGCCACCGGCGGTGAGCACTACCGGCGGTCGTCGCCCAACGTCGAGGTGTTCGACAGCCACACCCGGTTCGCCGATGTGCTGCCCGACGGCCGGTACCGCCTGCGCACCGAGGACGGTGACGAGTTCACCGCCGATCAGGTGGTGATCGCGGCGGGTTCGCGCGCGACCGTGCCGCCGGCCATCGCCGACTGTGGGGTGGCCTATCACACGAGTGACACCATCATGCGGCTGGCGGAACTGCCCGACCACATCATCATCGCCGGCGGCGGTTACGTCGCAGCGGAATTCGCGCACATCTTCTCGTCGCTGGGGTCGCGGGTCACGATCGTCATCCGGGGGACGGCCATGCTGGCCCATGCCGACGACACCGTCTGCGAACGCTTCACCGACATCGCGGGCAAGAAATGGGAGATCCGCAGTCGCCGCAACATCGTCGGCGGCTCCACCGACGAGTCGGGGGTGACGCTCAACCTCGACGACGGTTCCTCGCTGCGCGGTGACGTACTACTGGTCGCCACGGGGCGGGTGCCCAACGGCGACCGGCTCGACGCGCATCTGGCGGGGGTGGCGGTCGAGCACGGCCTGGTCACCGTCGACGAGTTCCAGCGGACCACCGCGCGCAACGTCTTCGCCCTCGGCGATGTCAGTTCGCCCTATCAGCTCAAGCACGTCGCGAATCACGAAGCGCGCGTGGTGAAGAACAACCTGCTCATCGACTGGGACGACACCGATGCGCTGATGCCGGCCAATCACCGCAACGTCCCGTCGGCGGTGTTCACCGAACCGCAGATCGCCTCGGTCGGCCTCACCGAGAACGAGGCGCGCGCACAGGGATACCGGATCAGGACCAAGGTCCAGGATTACAGCGACGTCGCCTATGGCTGGGCGATGGAGGACACGTCCGGTTTCGCCAAGCTCATCGTCGACGACGACAGCGGGATGCTGCTGGGCGCACACATCATGGGCCACCAGGCGTCGTCGATCATCCAGCCGCTCGTCCAGGCCATGGCGTTCGATCTGCCCGCCCAGGACATCGCACGGGGTCAGTACTGGATTCATCCGGCGCTGCCCGAAGTGGTCGAGAACGCTCTGCTGGCCCTGTGCGGTGAGCCGCCGTGGCCGCCGGCGCGGCAGCACTGAACGCGGGCAGGTAACCCCGCGCGACCGCGACGTCGGTGAGCAGTCGGCGCAACCGGGTCCGCCCCCGGTGCAGCCGCGACATCACCGTGCCCAGCGGAATGTCGAGGACCGCCGCGATCTCCTTGTAGCGCAACCCTTCCACGTCGGCGTAGTAGACCACCAGCCGCTGGTCGACGGGCAGACCCGCCAGCGCGGCGCGCACGTCGTCGTCACCCATAGCCTCCAGCGCCGCGAGTTCGGCCGACGGCAGCCCGGTGGAGGTGTGGGCGGCCACCGCGGCGAGCTGGGCGTCGGTGACCTCGGCGTTGACCTCGTCGGGGCGGCGCTGGGCTGCACGGTAGGAGGAGATCCAGATGTTGGTCATGATGCGCAGCAACCACGCCCGCATGTGGGTGCCGTCACTGTAGGAGTGGAACCCCGCGTACGCCTTGGTCAGCGTCTCCTGGACCAGGTCCTCGGCGTCAGCAGCGGTGGTGGTGTAGCGGCGCGCGGCGCGGTAGAGGGTGTCGACCAGCGGCAGCACGTCGCGCGTGAAGCGCGCGGTGAGGTCGTCTGCGCTCGTTGTCGGTTCATCGGTCGTCGTGCCCACACGGGCAGACTGGCACCTCAACCGAAGTTGAGGTCAAGTGATTTTCCCGGGGATGGCGAAGCCCCACGGCAGTTCGAGCCGGTGTGCGGCCAGCAGATCCGCGTCCGAGAGCAGGTCGCCGATCGGGCCGTCGGCCACCACCACACCGGCGTCGACGATCACCGCGCGCTCGCAGAGTTGAGCGGCGTACGGCAGGTCGTGGGTGACGACGATGGTCGTGGCGTCGATCCCCGCCACGGTCTCGGCGAGCTCGCGGCGCGCGACGGGGTCGAGGTTGGCCGACGGTTCGTCGAGGACGAGGATCTCCGGTTCGCAGGCGAGCACGGTGGCAAGGGCGGCGCGTCGACGCTGGCCCGCCGACAGATGCGTGGGGCTGCGATCGGCTTCGTCGGTGAGTGACACGGTCATCAGTGCACGACGGACCCGCGCGGCGAGTTCGTCGCCGCGCACCCCGAAGTTGGCTGGTCCGAACGCCACGTCCTGGGCGACG comes from the Mycolicibacterium litorale genome and includes:
- the mqo gene encoding malate dehydrogenase (quinone), yielding MSATLSTLLKLMEPDWSITLIERLDGAAAESSDAWNNAGTGHSALCELNYTPEGPGGSIDITKAVHVNEQFQVSRQFWTYAVENGVLPDVRNFINPVPHVSFVSGEKNRQYLRARYDALVTNPLFGSMEYIDDPGEFARRLPFMAEKRDLREPLALNWSQDGTDVDFGSLSRQLIGYSAQRGMTTLFGHEVRDLDKQSDGSWSVKVLNRRTGAKRKINAKFVFVGAGGGALPLLQKAGIKEAKGFGGFPVGGQWLRTGNQELTAKHQAKVYGMPPLGAPPMSVPHLDTRVINGKSWLLFGPFAGWSPKFLKQGKVTDLPFSVKPNNLASMLGVGLTEMGLLKYLIGQLMLTESDRVDSLREFAPSAKNSDWELDIAGQRVQVIRRKGRGGVLEFGTTVLAAQDGSMAGLLGASPGASTAVPAMLDIMERCFADRYRSWLPKLKEIVPSLGTPLSNEPRLFEEVWAHGTKVLKLDRPARGLPSAGPDTEHLRPGASSTAAVTA
- the mtr gene encoding mycothione reductase, with product MGHFDIAIIGTGSGNTILDERYVDKRVAVCEEGLFGGTCLNVGCIPTKMFVYSAGVTQNVREAARFGIDAHVDGVRWSDIVSRVFGRIDPLATGGEHYRRSSPNVEVFDSHTRFADVLPDGRYRLRTEDGDEFTADQVVIAAGSRATVPPAIADCGVAYHTSDTIMRLAELPDHIIIAGGGYVAAEFAHIFSSLGSRVTIVIRGTAMLAHADDTVCERFTDIAGKKWEIRSRRNIVGGSTDESGVTLNLDDGSSLRGDVLLVATGRVPNGDRLDAHLAGVAVEHGLVTVDEFQRTTARNVFALGDVSSPYQLKHVANHEARVVKNNLLIDWDDTDALMPANHRNVPSAVFTEPQIASVGLTENEARAQGYRIRTKVQDYSDVAYGWAMEDTSGFAKLIVDDDSGMLLGAHIMGHQASSIIQPLVQAMAFDLPAQDIARGQYWIHPALPEVVENALLALCGEPPWPPARQH
- a CDS encoding alpha/beta hydrolase, whose amino-acid sequence is MPSWETDVLPDYQRHTLSLGPDPDGEGDLVATVVRRGRPQPGARRAVLLVHGFTDYFFHNELADHLAARGFAFYAIDLHKCGRSRRDGQTPHFTTDLSRYDRELEQGLRIIGEETGGAAVLVVGHSAGGLVVSLWLDRLRRRGLTAALNVTGLVLNSPWFDLQGPAMLRSAAASAALGAVSRFGKRRIVRSPNPGGGYGATLHRDFAGEFDYDLEWKPVGGFPVTAGWIHAIRRGHARLHRGLDVGVPNLILRSDHSVREAPDPAEMQRGDAVLDVTHIARWAGCVGNRSTIVPIADAKHDVFLSLAEPRRAAYGELDRWLDWYLAEHRATTRRSERG
- a CDS encoding energy-coupling factor ABC transporter ATP-binding protein, which encodes MEAPAVRVEGLRHVYPDGHVALAGVDLTVGAGERVAVLGPNGAGKTTLMLHLNGVLEATAGTVHIGGTPVRRTTLADIRRRVGLVFQDPDDQLFMPTVAQDVAFGPANFGVRGDELAARVRRALMTVSLTDEADRSPTHLSAGQRRRAALATVLACEPEILVLDEPSANLDPVARRELAETVAGIDATTIVVTHDLPYAAQLCERAVIVDAGVVVADGPIGDLLSDADLLAAHRLELPWGFAIPGKIT